In Chryseobacterium gleum, a single genomic region encodes these proteins:
- the lpxK gene encoding tetraacyldisaccharide 4'-kinase: MKRWYLYPFSLGYHLVTGIRNTMYDLGIFKSTKFKTPIINVGNLSVGGSGKSPMVMYLAQFLSKHYRTGVLSRGYGRLTKGYEVTNYESNYKMVGDEAMQLFERFKNRFVIAVSEDRVPGAKKVISDMDLEVLVLDDAMQHRAIKAGFNILMTDFNDPFFKDYLLPAGDLRESRSGYKRADIIMVSKCPDELTEETKRYYISRIKPSYGQKVFFSSIGYDENVYGKDKMLPDNNLNYYDILLITGIANPKPLLEHLAKFSKRVKHLKFRDHHNFTDDDIKKILAEYKKLGEYKLILTTEKDYVRLKTFDYLREIVYYWPINVLIDKKEEFNQIILDYVRKN; encoded by the coding sequence ATGAAAAGATGGTACCTTTATCCTTTTTCCCTCGGTTATCATTTGGTAACGGGTATCCGAAACACAATGTATGATCTGGGAATTTTTAAGTCGACGAAATTCAAGACTCCGATAATCAATGTCGGGAACCTTTCTGTGGGCGGAAGCGGAAAGTCGCCCATGGTGATGTATCTTGCCCAGTTTCTATCCAAACATTACAGAACCGGTGTGCTTTCGCGAGGCTATGGAAGGCTGACCAAAGGCTACGAAGTAACCAATTACGAAAGTAACTACAAAATGGTGGGTGATGAAGCAATGCAGCTTTTTGAGCGTTTTAAAAACCGCTTTGTCATTGCAGTTTCCGAAGATCGTGTTCCGGGTGCCAAAAAAGTGATCAGCGATATGGATCTGGAGGTTCTCGTATTGGATGATGCCATGCAGCACAGAGCGATCAAGGCAGGATTCAATATTTTGATGACCGACTTTAATGATCCGTTTTTCAAGGATTACCTTCTTCCAGCCGGAGACCTCAGAGAATCCCGTTCAGGATACAAAAGAGCCGACATTATTATGGTCAGCAAATGTCCTGATGAACTGACAGAGGAAACAAAAAGGTATTATATCTCAAGAATAAAACCTTCATATGGACAAAAAGTATTCTTTTCTTCCATCGGTTACGACGAAAATGTATATGGAAAAGATAAAATGCTTCCGGATAACAACCTGAATTATTACGATATTTTACTGATCACCGGAATTGCCAATCCGAAACCGCTTCTGGAGCATCTGGCAAAATTTTCAAAAAGGGTAAAACATTTAAAGTTCAGAGATCATCATAATTTTACGGATGATGATATAAAAAAAATCCTTGCGGAGTATAAAAAATTAGGAGAATATAAACTGATATTAACCACAGAGAAAGATTACGTACGTCTGAAAACTTTTGACTATCTTAGAGAAATTGTTTACTACTGGCCTATCAATGTATTGATTGATAAGAAAGAAGAATTCAATCAAATCATCTTAGATTATGTTAGAAAAAATTAA
- a CDS encoding purine-nucleoside phosphorylase → MLEKIKETADFIKNIIQETPDFAVVLGSGLGKLQNEVEPIHVLEYKDIPHFPQTTVAGHTGKLVYGKLEGKKVLMMSGRFHYYEGHSMETVTFPIRVFHLLGIQNLILSNACGGVNPDYSVADIVILKDHINMMPEHPLRGKNIDELGPRFVDMSEPYNKKMIATAEHAAADQHIKIHQGVYVALQGPTFETPAEYGMIKAIGGDMVGMSTVPEVIVARHMGMDVFCISVITDLGGPDIAFAVSHEEVLNAANKAMPNVIAVVKGLIKNYQ, encoded by the coding sequence ATGTTAGAAAAAATTAAAGAAACTGCAGATTTTATCAAAAATATCATCCAGGAAACTCCTGATTTTGCAGTTGTTTTAGGATCGGGACTGGGGAAATTACAAAATGAAGTAGAACCGATCCACGTTTTAGAGTACAAAGACATTCCTCATTTTCCGCAAACTACAGTAGCCGGCCACACCGGGAAACTAGTTTACGGAAAGCTGGAAGGAAAAAAAGTACTGATGATGAGCGGACGTTTCCATTACTATGAAGGACATTCAATGGAAACAGTCACTTTCCCGATAAGAGTTTTTCATCTGCTTGGAATTCAAAATCTTATTCTTTCGAATGCCTGCGGAGGCGTAAACCCAGACTACAGCGTTGCAGATATCGTTATTCTGAAAGATCACATCAATATGATGCCTGAGCACCCGCTTCGTGGAAAAAATATTGATGAGCTGGGACCACGTTTTGTGGATATGAGCGAACCTTACAACAAAAAAATGATTGCAACAGCGGAACATGCCGCTGCTGATCAGCATATTAAAATACACCAGGGAGTTTATGTGGCTCTGCAAGGCCCTACTTTTGAAACTCCTGCAGAATATGGAATGATCAAAGCCATTGGCGGAGATATGGTAGGAATGAGCACTGTTCCTGAAGTTATTGTTGCCAGACATATGGGAATGGACGTGTTCTGTATTTCAGTGATCACAGATCTGGGCGGACCGGATATTGCTTTCGCCGTTTCCCATGAAGAAGTATTGAATGCCGCCAACAAAGCAATGCCCAATGTAATTGCTGTTGTCAAAGGCCTGATTAAAAATTATCAGTAG